Proteins co-encoded in one Medicago truncatula cultivar Jemalong A17 chromosome 8, MtrunA17r5.0-ANR, whole genome shotgun sequence genomic window:
- the LOC120577568 gene encoding uncharacterized mitochondrial protein AtMg00310-like: protein MNRVWKKVNGWKEQFLSRAGKETLIKAVAQAIPNYILSCYQMSMGCCKEIDSMLAKFWWGTKDDQRKIHWMSWERLSKVKADGGMGFRGMGEFNKALLGKHCWRLVNGESSLLEKVFKSRYYPNGTFLTAHEGRNAVVFKGIPMNPSVLAAKAMAYVHEFNEANPGEILEG, encoded by the exons ATGAACCGTGTTTGGAAGAAAGTGAACGGATGGAAGGAACAGTTTCTATCAAGAGCGGGAAAGGAGACTCTCATCAAAGCGGTAGCTCAAGCTATCCCTAATTATATTCTTAGTTGCTACCAGATGTCGATGGGGTGCTGCAAGGAGATTGATTCGATGCTTGCCAAATTTTGGTGGGGAACAAAGGATGACCAGAGGAAAATTCATTGGATGAGTTGGGAGAGACTTTCCAAAGTCAAGGCTGATGGTGGAATGGGATTCAGAGGTATGGGAGAATTTAACAAGGCCCTGTTGGGAAAACATTGTTGGAGGCTTGTGAATGGCGAATCCTCTTTGTTGGAAAAAGTCTTCAAAAGTAGATATTACCCCAATGGAACTTTCTTGACTGCCCATGAAG GAAGGAACGCAGTGGTTTTCAAAGGGATACCGATGAACCCTTCTGTTTTGGCAGCTAAAGCAATGGCCTATGTTCATGAATTCAATGAGGCTAATCCCGGAGAAATATTAGAAGGATAG
- the LOC25480594 gene encoding mitogen-activated protein kinase kinase kinase 20: protein MILGSQPQLVVLSTCIFFPSSPQIHHINKKSLNNDIVSSMDWVRGEAVGRGSFATVNLVIPKGNSYSTPTAVKTSEVSTSSSLKNEKHVLHQLGSCQRIIPCFGDDYTFENGKEYYNLFLEYASAGALSDQVKLNGGRIPEQHIRRYTRSIVEGLDHIHRNGFVHCDIKLQNILVFNDGEIKIADFGLAKKTGGKQSLKCRGTPLFMSPESVNHGEHESPADIWALGCAVVEMVTGKPAWNLEKDSNMWSLLLRIGTGEESPVIPEELSKEGKDFVEKCFVKDPRKRWTAEMLLNHPFVEEVKNVNESSPRNHFDFNDWVSSATDSVPNSPESEESSPWDFDSKFCSAADRLWQLVTDERLVSSSELDSWISVR from the coding sequence ATGATTCTTGGAAGCCAGCCACAGTTAGTTGTTCTCTCTACTtgtattttctttccttcttctccacaaattcatcatataaacaaaaaatcattaaacaaCGACATAGTTAGTTCAATGGATTGGGTACGAGGAGAAGCTGTTGGAAGAGGTAGTTTTGCAACTGTTAATTTAGTTATACCCAAAGGAAATTCATATTCAACTCCGACAGCCGTCAAAACATCCGAGGTTTCAACCTCGTCTTCACTCAAAAACGAGAAACATGTTCTTCATCAACTTGGTTCTTGTCAAAGAATTATTCCTTGTTTTGGAGATGATTACACTTTTGAGAATGGCAAAGAGTATTACAATTTATTCCTCGAATACGCTTCTGCGGGTGCTCTCTCCGATCAGGTGAAACTCAATGGTGGCCGGATACCGGAGCAACACATTCGTCGTTACACGAGGTCAATCGTTGAGGGACTTGATCACATTCATCGCAATGGATTTGTTCATTGTGATATAAagcttcaaaatattttggtgTTCAATGATGGTGAAATCAAAATTGCTGATTTTGGTCTTGCCAAGAAAACAGGGGGAAAACAGAGTTTGAAATGCAGGGGAACTCCACTTTTTATGTCGCCGGAATCAGTAAACCACGGTGAGCATGAATCTCCGGCGGATATATGGGCACTTGGGTGTGCGGTGGTGGAGATGGTAACTGGAAAACCAGCATGGAATTTGGAGAAAGATTCAAATATGTGGTCATTGTTGCTTCGGATTGGTACCGGAGAAGAATCGCCGGTGATACCCGAAGAATTGTCAAAAGAAGGAAAAGATTTTGTTGAGAAGTGTTTTGTGAAAGATCCAAGAAAAAGATGGACGGCTGAGATGCTTTTGAATCATCCTTTTGTTGAAGAAGTGAAGAATGTTAATGAATCATCACCAAGAAATCACTTTGATTTCAATGATTGGGTTTCTAGTGCGACTGATTCGGTTCCGAATTCACCGGAATCGGAAGAATCAAGTCCATGGGATTTTGATTCCAAATTTTGCTCCGCGGCGGACCGGCTCTGGCAGCTTGTGACTGATGAACGGCTGGTGAGTTCGTCGGAATTAGATAGTTGGATTAGTGTTAGATGA
- the LOC112418171 gene encoding uncharacterized protein, with protein sequence MLVERGGLWYRVLVARYGEEAGRLEVGGWSASSWWREVAKIRDGVGETDGGWFAQRVSKVLGDGRNTFFWLDKWVGDVPLCRRFARLFELTTNKLITMADMYAIGWEDGGAAWSWRRRLWVWEEELVEEYRILLTNVVVQLNVFDRWLWEPDKHAGYIVRDAYHALTYMEAPNLDETANLVWHQQVPLKVSIVAWRLLKDKLPTKTNLQRRGITQVTDTLCVSGCGIEESASHLFLHCHVFGSLWQLI encoded by the coding sequence ATGTTGGTAGAGCGAGGCGGTTTGTGGTATAGGGTTTTAGTGGCGAGATATGGTGAGGAGGCAgggaggttggaggttgggggcTGGAGTGCTTCATCATGGTGGAGAGAGGTAGCGAAGATTAGGGATGGAGTGGGCGAGACTGATGGGGGATGGTTTGCACAGAGGGTATCAAAAGTTCTAGGGGATGGGAGAAATACCTTCTTTTGGTTGGATAAATGGGTAGGAGATGTTCCCTTGTGTAGGAGGTTTGCTCGCTTATTTGAACTTACAACAAATAAGCTTATCACAATGGCGGATATGTATGCCATTGGTTGGGAGGATGGTGGTGCGGCGTGGAGTTGGAGGAGACGTttgtgggtgtgggaggaggagttggtagAGGAGTATAGGATTTTATTGACTAATGTTGTTGTACAGTTGAATGTTTTTGACAGGTGGCTATGGGAGCCAGACAAACATGCCGGTTACATAGTAAGAGACGCCTATCATGCTCTAACATACATGGAAGCCCCTAATCTAGACGAGACAGCAAACCTTGTATGGCATCAGCAGGTTCCCTTGAAAGTTTCCATTGTTGCGTGGCGGTTGCTGAAAGACAAGTTACCCACTAAAACCAATCTCCAAAGGCGCGGTATTACTCAGGTCACAGACACGTTATGCGTTTCAGGGTGCGGTATAGAGGAGTCGGCCTCTCACTTGTTCTTACATTGTCATGTTTTTGGTTCTCTCTGGCAGCTTATCTGA